One part of the Haloprofundus halobius genome encodes these proteins:
- a CDS encoding carbohydrate ABC transporter permease → MATDERPGQPTVDGAKNDVAEYLKNLNGFNVLRGGLIVLISVLWLIPLLALLYIAVQPSLPQGAFWSLPESIALISNLGEAWSDGNFGNYAINSLIYASVGAVIAVFLASLAGFTIAQLDIPYRDGILFLILLFTFFPFQMYLIPLVKVANMTGLYNTKTGVSIIYITIAIPFAAFVLRNYFITIPNSLYEAARIDGLSKFQIYWKIYLPLAKPALAVALIFQWIWIWNEFLFGLVLTSSPDARPMATALALLGGRSADWTVLAAGTLLTVGPPLVVFLLFQKHFVRGLLAGTQKG, encoded by the coding sequence ATGGCGACTGACGAGCGACCCGGACAGCCAACAGTCGACGGAGCGAAAAACGACGTCGCCGAGTACCTCAAAAACTTGAACGGGTTCAACGTGCTTCGGGGGGGACTCATCGTCTTAATTTCTGTCCTCTGGTTGATTCCCCTGTTGGCGTTACTATACATCGCGGTACAACCCAGTCTCCCCCAGGGGGCCTTCTGGTCTCTCCCTGAAAGCATCGCGTTAATCAGCAATCTCGGGGAGGCGTGGTCGGACGGGAACTTCGGCAACTACGCGATCAACAGCCTGATTTACGCATCCGTTGGGGCCGTGATCGCGGTGTTTTTAGCATCACTCGCGGGCTTTACGATCGCTCAACTTGACATCCCGTACCGGGATGGCATCCTCTTCCTGATCTTGCTGTTCACCTTCTTCCCGTTCCAGATGTACCTCATCCCGCTTGTCAAGGTGGCCAACATGACCGGGCTCTACAACACGAAGACCGGCGTTTCGATCATTTACATCACGATCGCGATCCCCTTCGCCGCCTTCGTCCTGCGCAACTACTTTATTACTATACCGAACTCCCTGTACGAGGCCGCTCGAATCGACGGGCTCTCGAAATTTCAGATCTACTGGAAGATCTACCTGCCGCTGGCCAAACCGGCACTCGCTGTGGCACTCATTTTCCAGTGGATCTGGATCTGGAACGAGTTCCTGTTCGGGCTAGTTCTCACGTCGAGTCCGGACGCTCGCCCCATGGCGACTGCCCTCGCTCTCCTCGGCGGTCGAAGCGCCGACTGGACGGTGCTCGCCGCCGGAACGCTGCTCACCGTCGGCCCGCCGCTCGTCGTCTTCCTCCTCTTCCAGAAGCACTTCGTCCGCGGGTTGCTGGCCGGGACACAGAAGGGATAG
- a CDS encoding Gfo/Idh/MocA family protein, protein MTYSAGIIGTGGIAGMGILGMHDEDVIGQEKIRASHAGGYDAQEAIELVAVADIDKDKLAQFGDAWDIPPERRYVGHESMLEAEDLDVVSVCTPSYLHHEHVVDTAQSAADPDVIWCEKPIASQISAAKEMTDVCAESDTELVVNHSFRFTDKLRTLKRLIQEEGFLGEVQSVNTQFRMELLRNSTHLLDTLVYLLDARAETVSGYVTGENEAVDSLRAGQQVDDAGGGGFVVFDDGTFATVDCTIPRKSSSMTLNFVGSEGKLYMNNDDGEWRYWRLDDGDHVEEPLPGIDGFWTWEDDYTRAFRNAATHVVDLLEGETTNCSSGEEATRSLEIIVGFYLSHYTGGQVTVPLAGPLLDVRITSW, encoded by the coding sequence GTGACGTACAGCGCCGGCATCATCGGAACTGGGGGCATCGCGGGAATGGGTATCCTCGGTATGCACGACGAGGACGTAATCGGACAGGAGAAGATCCGGGCCAGCCACGCGGGCGGTTACGACGCCCAGGAGGCGATTGAACTTGTGGCGGTTGCGGACATCGACAAGGATAAGCTCGCCCAATTTGGTGATGCCTGGGACATCCCGCCCGAACGTCGGTACGTCGGCCACGAGTCAATGCTCGAAGCCGAGGACTTGGATGTCGTCTCGGTGTGTACCCCGTCGTACCTGCACCACGAACACGTCGTCGACACGGCACAGTCAGCAGCTGATCCGGACGTGATCTGGTGTGAGAAGCCGATCGCTTCACAGATCAGCGCGGCTAAGGAAATGACGGACGTCTGCGCCGAGTCAGATACGGAGCTCGTCGTCAACCATTCGTTCCGGTTTACTGACAAGCTCCGGACGCTCAAGCGACTGATCCAGGAGGAGGGTTTCCTTGGCGAGGTCCAGTCAGTAAACACGCAGTTCCGTATGGAACTGTTGCGCAACTCGACCCATCTACTCGATACGTTGGTGTACCTCCTCGACGCCCGCGCCGAGACGGTGTCTGGGTACGTTACTGGTGAGAACGAGGCCGTCGATTCGCTCCGGGCTGGCCAGCAAGTCGACGACGCCGGCGGGGGTGGGTTCGTCGTGTTCGACGATGGGACCTTCGCCACCGTCGACTGTACGATTCCGCGGAAGTCGTCGTCGATGACCCTGAATTTCGTCGGCAGCGAGGGAAAGCTGTACATGAACAATGACGACGGCGAGTGGCGATACTGGCGGCTCGACGACGGCGACCACGTCGAGGAACCGCTCCCGGGGATAGACGGATTCTGGACCTGGGAGGACGACTATACGCGGGCATTCCGCAACGCAGCCACCCATGTTGTCGACCTCCTTGAGGGTGAGACGACGAACTGCTCGTCCGGTGAGGAGGCCACGCGCAGTCTGGAGATTATCGTCGGGTTCTACCTCTCGCATTACACCGGCGGGCAGGTTACTGTCCCGCTCGCGGGGCCGCTCCTAGACGTCCGCATCACGTCCTGGTGA
- a CDS encoding ImmA/IrrE family metallo-endopeptidase, with product MDDLVDHVDDAQASEEFQEWLDVQSRFHDYSHRNTLLIKLQYPEATKVAGYNTWRNDFDRHVQEGEQAIWIWAPIITKRCPECENSPSYHEKIGCEYDETSSDEWSKGLVGFKPAPVFDVSQMDGEPLPELETAAMGEANDLVPALKGAADELGVTVRIIDADDWDHGDAKGVCKFWCIHDLQPVVEAKARANQADLAVTLVHEYAHALLHFDIDDEPERVKHEVEAEAVAYIVGRYFGLDTSGSAFYLAAWQGDDSEAVKERLGRISSTAQEIIRVLIE from the coding sequence ATCGATGACCTCGTCGACCACGTCGACGATGCACAAGCGAGTGAGGAGTTTCAGGAGTGGTTGGACGTCCAGAGTCGTTTCCACGACTATTCTCACCGAAACACGCTCCTCATCAAGCTCCAGTATCCCGAGGCAACGAAGGTTGCTGGCTACAACACGTGGCGGAACGACTTCGATCGGCATGTCCAAGAAGGCGAACAAGCCATCTGGATCTGGGCACCGATCATCACCAAGCGATGTCCCGAATGTGAGAATTCGCCCAGCTACCACGAGAAAATCGGTTGTGAGTACGACGAGACGTCGTCGGATGAGTGGTCGAAAGGCCTTGTCGGGTTCAAACCAGCACCAGTCTTCGACGTATCCCAGATGGACGGAGAACCGCTTCCCGAACTAGAGACCGCAGCGATGGGCGAGGCCAACGACCTGGTGCCAGCGCTCAAAGGGGCAGCTGATGAACTCGGTGTGACGGTACGCATCATCGATGCAGACGACTGGGACCATGGCGACGCAAAGGGAGTCTGTAAGTTCTGGTGCATACATGACCTCCAGCCAGTTGTCGAGGCGAAAGCCCGAGCGAACCAGGCGGATCTCGCTGTCACATTGGTTCACGAGTACGCCCACGCGCTGCTCCACTTCGATATCGACGATGAACCCGAACGAGTAAAACACGAGGTGGAAGCAGAAGCCGTCGCGTACATCGTCGGTCGGTACTTCGGACTCGACACGAGTGGGTCTGCGTTCTATCTCGCTGCGTGGCAGGGCGATGACTCAGAGGCGGTTAAAGAGCGCCTCGGTCGAATCAGTTCTACCGCTCAGGAGATTATACGAGTACTCATCGAGTGA
- a CDS encoding ABC transporter ATP-binding protein — protein sequence MSLQIQNLTKRFSEVVAADDVSIEADNNDFLVLLGPSGSGKSTTLRCVAGLEDATEGEILIGGRNVTDLEPAERDIAMVFQNYALYPHMTVRQNMGLSLKVSGISDSEIKRKVEEAARILDIEELLDRSPSELSGGQQQRVALGRSIVRDPSVFLLDEPLSNLDAKLRTQMRTELKQLHEQIGTTFVYVTHDQVEAMTMGTKIMVLDKGEVQQVGTPEELHDDPANEFVAGFIGSPSMNFIDGRLDRDQRTIQFDGFSYELTDELLDAVSGTDATDIRMGIRPEHIDITETGQYHADVRVVEPTGTDILLYLEIGNVELIAEAQRDGTLKDRDELRFDIPDERVHLFSDGEALTSSRSELTEPNP from the coding sequence ATGTCGTTACAAATACAAAATCTTACCAAGCGATTTAGCGAAGTCGTCGCCGCCGATGACGTATCGATCGAAGCCGATAACAACGATTTCCTCGTTTTGCTCGGGCCGTCGGGGTCAGGGAAATCAACGACCCTACGGTGTGTCGCCGGTCTGGAGGACGCGACTGAAGGCGAGATCCTCATCGGTGGTCGAAACGTAACCGACCTGGAGCCGGCCGAGCGAGACATCGCGATGGTGTTCCAGAATTACGCTCTCTACCCGCACATGACCGTTCGGCAGAACATGGGTCTCTCGCTCAAAGTATCGGGTATTTCCGACTCCGAAATAAAGCGCAAAGTTGAGGAAGCGGCGCGCATCCTCGACATCGAGGAGCTTCTCGATCGAAGTCCCTCGGAGCTGTCCGGCGGCCAACAACAGCGCGTCGCCCTCGGTCGCTCGATCGTTCGCGACCCTAGCGTGTTCCTGCTCGATGAGCCGCTGTCGAATCTCGACGCCAAGTTGCGGACCCAGATGCGCACGGAACTAAAGCAGCTACATGAGCAGATCGGGACGACGTTCGTGTACGTGACCCACGATCAGGTCGAGGCGATGACCATGGGAACAAAGATCATGGTTCTCGACAAGGGAGAGGTCCAACAAGTCGGAACACCGGAGGAGCTCCACGATGATCCGGCAAACGAATTCGTCGCGGGATTCATCGGATCACCCAGCATGAATTTCATCGACGGGCGATTAGATCGAGACCAGCGGACGATTCAATTTGACGGCTTCAGCTACGAACTTACGGACGAGCTGTTAGATGCCGTATCCGGGACAGACGCGACGGACATCCGGATGGGTATTCGACCGGAGCACATCGACATCACGGAAACGGGGCAATATCACGCGGACGTAAGAGTCGTCGAGCCGACGGGAACCGATATTCTCCTGTACTTGGAAATTGGTAACGTAGAGTTGATCGCCGAGGCACAGCGCGACGGGACCCTGAAAGACAGAGACGAACTCCGGTTCGATATCCCAGACGAACGAGTGCATCTGTTCTCCGACGGCGAAGCGCTCACCTCGTCCCGGTCGGAACTGACGGAGCCGAATCCGTAA
- a CDS encoding IclR family transcriptional regulator, with product MPEETKGQTLQGVETAFMIVRHLRDRGPKTVTELASSLDLPKSTAYIHLKTMYEAGYLYKEDNEYRLSLQFLDHGVAVRQNFDIFHVAESEIDALAEETGEVANLGVEENGKRVLLYISEGRDAIYDNAQIGEFTNMHWTSLGKALLAHQPEERIQEIIDTYSLPESTAQTITEPDVLFEDLAKIRDQGYAIEDEEHWESIRAVAVPILNEKAVVGAISVSGPKTRFSDERIENELLDTLRNHANVIELKLTHY from the coding sequence ATGCCAGAAGAGACCAAGGGACAAACTCTCCAGGGCGTTGAAACTGCGTTTATGATAGTTAGACATCTGAGGGACAGGGGACCTAAGACCGTGACTGAACTCGCATCGAGTCTCGATCTCCCGAAGAGCACAGCCTACATTCACCTCAAGACGATGTACGAAGCGGGGTATCTCTACAAGGAAGACAACGAGTACAGGCTCAGTTTACAGTTTCTTGATCACGGAGTAGCGGTCAGACAAAATTTCGACATTTTCCACGTCGCCGAATCGGAAATCGATGCGCTCGCAGAGGAAACAGGAGAGGTGGCTAATCTAGGAGTCGAAGAGAACGGAAAGCGAGTTCTCCTCTATATCTCTGAAGGGAGAGACGCAATCTACGATAACGCTCAAATCGGTGAGTTCACCAATATGCACTGGACCTCTCTCGGAAAAGCGTTACTCGCTCACCAGCCAGAAGAACGTATTCAGGAAATCATCGATACTTACAGTTTACCAGAATCGACCGCACAAACCATAACGGAACCCGATGTACTGTTCGAGGATTTAGCCAAGATCCGTGATCAAGGATACGCTATAGAGGATGAAGAACACTGGGAGAGCATCCGAGCCGTCGCCGTGCCCATCCTCAATGAAAAGGCGGTTGTTGGCGCGATATCCGTCTCGGGACCGAAAACTCGATTCTCCGACGAACGAATAGAAAATGAGTTACTCGACACGCTGCGAAACCACGCTAATGTAATTGAATTAAAATTGACTCATTACTGA
- a CDS encoding SMP-30/gluconolactonase/LRE family protein, translating into MVANGPQSHVCRLSDAAIIGADPWLRTRLDHPEDVAVADDGTLYAGGENGQLYRIQPETNVVDEIGNTGGFVLGVTIGPDGALYACDFQQHAVFRLPIDSDGVAGDLEVVVAGDSDTAPRHPNYCVFDSAGRLYISDSGERSEMANADGCIYVVEPDGTGRILTEEPSAFPNGLALSPDESRLYVAETGLHEVSAVELVDGTTEAVTHVTDGFGMVDGLGFDWKDRLYAASIGDNAVYRLADPRVPTADQEIECIIKDPDGLIIGNPTNISFGGPTGHTLYIANLGLWHLTAVDLSGE; encoded by the coding sequence ATGGTTGCTAACGGCCCACAATCACACGTATGTCGACTCTCGGATGCAGCGATCATAGGCGCCGATCCGTGGCTTAGAACGCGGTTGGACCACCCCGAAGACGTAGCCGTTGCAGACGACGGAACACTCTACGCGGGTGGTGAGAACGGGCAGTTGTATCGGATACAACCGGAAACGAACGTCGTCGACGAAATCGGAAACACCGGCGGATTCGTACTCGGTGTTACGATTGGACCCGACGGAGCGCTCTACGCCTGTGACTTCCAACAACACGCGGTTTTCCGCCTTCCGATCGACAGCGACGGTGTGGCCGGTGATCTGGAAGTGGTCGTCGCCGGCGACAGCGACACGGCTCCGCGTCACCCGAACTACTGTGTCTTCGATTCGGCGGGGCGGTTGTACATCTCGGACTCCGGTGAACGGAGCGAGATGGCGAACGCCGACGGGTGCATCTACGTCGTTGAACCTGACGGTACGGGCCGGATCTTGACCGAAGAACCATCGGCGTTTCCGAACGGACTCGCGCTCTCCCCGGACGAGTCACGGCTCTACGTGGCGGAGACGGGATTGCACGAGGTTTCTGCCGTGGAACTCGTCGACGGCACTACCGAAGCGGTGACCCACGTCACCGACGGGTTCGGGATGGTCGATGGACTCGGATTCGACTGGAAGGACAGACTCTATGCGGCATCCATCGGCGATAACGCCGTGTATCGGCTCGCTGATCCCCGGGTGCCGACGGCAGATCAGGAAATCGAATGCATCATCAAGGATCCGGACGGACTTATTATCGGCAATCCTACGAATATCAGCTTTGGCGGACCGACCGGGCACACCCTCTATATCGCAAACCTCGGCCTCTGGCACCTGACAGCGGTTGACCTCAGCGGTGAGTGA
- a CDS encoding mannonate dehydratase, which yields MSRKAGKAQRLESRIYPSLRFNNPTNERLQFAKQLNVSHIIVHPYAQSYLPDEELPLSTDSKWSFEELLHLRNFIEERGFTFGAIENLPLSFYDDIMLGQDGREKQLENVKATIQNMGRAGITTLGYNWMPNRVWRSSLNRPGRGGATSTAFDMEDMEQAPLTHDREYPESEIWENYRYFLEEVLPVAEEEGVTLALHPDDPPVSSLGGIARLFRNFENLRRAMEVVSSDNHKIQLALGVLSEMDSEMEVREMVDFFVQRNKVSYVHFRDVKNHVPSFQEVFIDEGNYDEYEVLETLIEGGFEGMVIPDHVPKMAGEADWGPSGRAFTIGYIRGMLRAAENAD from the coding sequence ATGAGTCGCAAGGCGGGAAAGGCCCAGAGACTTGAGAGCCGAATCTACCCTTCGCTTCGGTTTAACAATCCGACGAACGAACGACTTCAGTTCGCAAAACAGCTAAACGTTTCTCACATCATCGTCCATCCGTACGCCCAGTCGTATCTTCCCGACGAAGAATTACCTCTCTCCACGGACTCGAAGTGGTCGTTTGAGGAACTTCTCCACCTTCGGAACTTTATCGAGGAACGCGGCTTTACGTTCGGTGCTATCGAAAACTTACCCCTCTCATTTTACGACGACATCATGCTTGGTCAAGACGGGAGAGAGAAGCAACTCGAGAACGTAAAAGCCACCATCCAGAATATGGGTCGTGCGGGGATTACCACGCTCGGATACAACTGGATGCCAAACCGCGTCTGGCGGTCGTCCTTAAACCGACCCGGACGAGGCGGCGCTACGTCGACGGCGTTCGATATGGAGGATATGGAACAAGCACCATTGACACATGATCGGGAGTATCCCGAGTCGGAAATTTGGGAAAATTACCGATACTTTCTCGAAGAGGTACTGCCGGTTGCGGAAGAGGAGGGAGTAACGCTTGCGCTCCATCCGGACGATCCCCCAGTCTCGTCGCTTGGCGGGATTGCACGTCTCTTTCGAAATTTCGAAAATCTACGGAGGGCAATGGAAGTCGTTTCCAGCGATAACCACAAAATTCAGCTAGCGCTTGGAGTACTCTCCGAGATGGACAGCGAGATGGAGGTGCGAGAGATGGTGGACTTTTTCGTTCAACGAAACAAAGTCAGTTACGTTCACTTTCGGGACGTCAAGAACCACGTTCCTTCGTTTCAGGAAGTGTTTATCGATGAGGGCAACTATGACGAATACGAGGTACTGGAGACGCTTATCGAGGGGGGGTTCGAAGGGATGGTCATTCCAGATCACGTTCCGAAGATGGCGGGCGAAGCGGATTGGGGACCGAGCGGTCGCGCATTCACGATCGGATACATTCGTGGAATGCTCAGAGCAGCCGAAAACGCCGATTAG
- a CDS encoding SDR family NAD(P)-dependent oxidoreductase, whose translation MTAHDGRVAVVTGGSSGIGRGIALRLAEDGFSVAVVDKRHAPKSGKHYDTNVTKPTDEAIREEEHGDAVFIETDLTDEADIETTVEEVVDEFGRIDILINNAGILIPGTTLSLSRDDWQRQLDVNLTAYFLTAKYALPHITGSDAGRIVNISSVNAHFGGGGPAYASTKAGIVNFTRDLAMEVADDGVTVNTILPGVIKTPMQDLNNQETMERQERNTPLPRLGEPRDIANAVSFFVSEEAEWITGAQLLVDGGYLAGGY comes from the coding sequence ATGACTGCGCATGATGGTCGAGTAGCCGTTGTTACTGGTGGGAGTTCGGGTATTGGCCGCGGAATCGCTCTTCGCCTCGCGGAAGACGGGTTCAGCGTTGCCGTTGTCGATAAACGCCACGCCCCAAAGTCGGGAAAACACTACGATACGAACGTGACGAAGCCAACGGACGAAGCCATTCGAGAAGAGGAACACGGCGACGCCGTCTTTATAGAAACGGACCTCACGGACGAAGCCGATATTGAGACTACTGTCGAGGAAGTGGTCGACGAGTTTGGTCGAATCGATATCCTCATCAATAACGCGGGAATCCTAATTCCGGGCACGACCCTGTCACTCTCGAGAGATGATTGGCAACGGCAGCTGGATGTCAATCTCACCGCATACTTTCTGACCGCGAAGTACGCACTACCACACATTACTGGCTCAGATGCGGGCCGTATTGTGAACATTAGCAGCGTTAACGCCCATTTCGGTGGAGGGGGGCCGGCATACGCATCAACCAAAGCTGGTATCGTGAATTTCACCCGCGACCTCGCCATGGAAGTTGCAGACGACGGCGTGACCGTCAACACGATTCTTCCAGGCGTTATCAAGACGCCAATGCAGGACCTAAACAACCAAGAAACGATGGAGCGACAGGAACGAAATACTCCACTACCGCGTCTCGGCGAACCACGAGACATCGCTAATGCCGTCAGTTTCTTCGTAAGCGAGGAAGCGGAATGGATTACGGGTGCCCAGCTCTTGGTTGACGGCGGATATCTCGCGGGCGGATACTGA
- a CDS encoding ABC transporter substrate-binding protein, which translates to MPDGNRGQSAASQDRRHLLKALAAGGMLGLAGCSGSGDGENTGENGSSGGGDGGSTQAAFWHDKPDWDDGFKTSFSEIEGEAPAEVSVTSYGSTDSYQGALRPVFGTTDGPTLFTWWTGQRLRDIASDGYALDITEQWEAHIENGEYDESLMQQFSADGSAYAVPYYLSYWVVWYHKATFDEMGLSEPETWSDFEQICADIAETDKIPIQIPLGESSWPTFVWFEEFLIHEDPEFYNALCRGEAKYTDDTAIWALEKMAEYQRNGYFGPAERMFQLESPTAQQQLANGEYVMHASGDWLSGIFSENDLEFSDMGWFILPNISGDENPRMIIEPGPIVPHAGTENEEMTREFIDLVLSPEFQSTVNQELGFPPTNQEVDPSFLDENKRNLVNTINEEDIQFSLRYWENTSPEVAQPATETLEQLLQYPDRVQQVAEKIENERQRVYE; encoded by the coding sequence ATGCCCGACGGTAACAGAGGTCAGAGTGCAGCTAGTCAGGATCGGCGTCACCTTCTGAAGGCGCTCGCCGCAGGTGGAATGCTAGGGTTGGCAGGATGCAGCGGGTCCGGTGACGGCGAAAATACTGGGGAAAATGGCAGTAGCGGGGGTGGAGACGGGGGAAGCACTCAAGCAGCGTTCTGGCACGACAAGCCGGATTGGGACGACGGTTTCAAAACCAGCTTTTCGGAAATCGAAGGAGAGGCGCCCGCCGAGGTGTCTGTCACGTCATACGGTAGTACGGATTCGTACCAAGGTGCGCTGCGGCCAGTTTTCGGGACTACTGATGGTCCCACCCTTTTTACGTGGTGGACCGGTCAGCGCCTTCGCGACATCGCTTCGGACGGTTACGCATTGGACATCACAGAGCAGTGGGAAGCCCACATTGAGAATGGTGAGTATGACGAAAGTCTCATGCAGCAATTCTCAGCCGATGGAAGCGCCTACGCTGTCCCGTACTACCTCAGTTACTGGGTTGTGTGGTATCATAAGGCTACGTTCGACGAGATGGGTCTCTCAGAACCCGAGACGTGGTCGGACTTCGAACAGATCTGCGCCGACATCGCAGAGACAGACAAGATACCGATCCAAATACCACTAGGGGAATCTTCCTGGCCGACGTTCGTTTGGTTCGAAGAATTCCTCATTCACGAGGATCCAGAGTTCTACAACGCACTATGCCGCGGCGAAGCAAAGTACACAGACGATACTGCTATTTGGGCGCTCGAGAAAATGGCTGAGTATCAACGGAACGGATACTTCGGGCCAGCAGAAAGGATGTTTCAGCTAGAATCACCAACAGCCCAACAGCAATTGGCGAACGGAGAATACGTAATGCATGCTAGCGGAGACTGGCTTAGTGGGATTTTCTCTGAGAACGATCTCGAGTTCTCTGATATGGGATGGTTCATCCTGCCAAATATAAGTGGAGATGAGAATCCGCGGATGATTATCGAACCGGGACCAATCGTCCCCCACGCAGGGACGGAAAACGAAGAGATGACGCGCGAGTTCATTGACCTTGTGTTAAGTCCCGAGTTCCAATCGACGGTGAATCAAGAGCTAGGGTTCCCGCCCACTAATCAGGAAGTTGATCCCTCGTTCCTCGACGAGAATAAGAGGAATCTGGTGAATACGATCAACGAAGAAGACATCCAGTTCTCGCTCCGATACTGGGAAAACACCTCACCGGAGGTTGCGCAACCAGCGACTGAGACGCTCGAACAGCTCCTCCAGTATCCCGATCGAGTCCAACAGGTTGCTGAGAAGATCGAGAATGAACGCCAGCGCGTGTACGAGTAA
- a CDS encoding carbohydrate ABC transporter permease codes for MSSTASSTDSRVSSDAPRWKAAWQRLQIKLDPIAEYLFLFAPILLLVLVLGIPIVFNVYVSFFTWDGTGWPETFVGFENYELFFSSPDLVNSVINTLMWTVAMVVFPPIAGLGLALLIDDVTGESFFKTLFFLPYAISFVAVAIMWQLIYSGDVGLLNLFLHTIGLGEYARPWLGIPKVNTFAMMVAQVWLFSAFAMVIYLAGLRSIPTHLIEATRIDGMSRLQRFRYLTFPMLRPFTTLVVATILFNVLKIFGIIYVMTGGGPFNSSETLAVTMYRLAFGQYRFGAGAAVANVLTILVIGVTVIYIRYNIQREVDV; via the coding sequence ATGAGCTCGACAGCCAGTAGCACGGATTCAAGGGTGAGTAGTGATGCACCCAGGTGGAAAGCCGCGTGGCAGCGACTACAGATCAAACTCGACCCAATAGCGGAGTATCTCTTCCTGTTCGCACCGATTTTGCTGTTAGTATTGGTCCTCGGGATCCCGATCGTCTTCAACGTGTACGTGAGCTTTTTCACGTGGGACGGTACTGGATGGCCCGAGACGTTTGTCGGTTTCGAGAACTACGAACTATTCTTCAGTAGTCCGGACCTGGTGAATTCCGTCATCAACACGCTGATGTGGACCGTGGCGATGGTCGTCTTCCCGCCGATTGCCGGATTGGGGCTGGCACTGCTGATCGACGACGTCACCGGGGAGTCTTTTTTCAAGACGCTCTTTTTCCTCCCCTACGCGATCTCGTTCGTCGCCGTCGCGATCATGTGGCAGCTCATCTACAGCGGAGACGTCGGTCTCCTCAACCTATTTCTCCACACGATCGGCCTCGGAGAGTACGCTCGCCCGTGGTTGGGAATTCCGAAAGTGAACACGTTCGCCATGATGGTCGCACAGGTGTGGTTGTTCAGCGCCTTCGCAATGGTGATCTACTTGGCCGGGCTTCGCTCCATCCCGACCCATCTGATCGAGGCGACTCGGATCGACGGCATGTCGAGACTGCAGCGATTCCGCTATCTTACGTTTCCGATGCTTCGGCCGTTTACTACGCTCGTCGTGGCGACGATCCTCTTCAATGTGCTCAAGATCTTCGGAATCATTTACGTCATGACCGGCGGCGGGCCGTTCAATTCGTCGGAGACGCTCGCCGTCACCATGTATCGACTGGCCTTCGGACAGTACCGGTTCGGTGCCGGAGCGGCCGTGGCTAACGTGCTGACGATCTTGGTTATCGGCGTGACGGTGATTTACATCCGGTACAATATCCAGCGGGAGGTGGACGTCTGA